GGTGATGTCAGCAGGGTAGAAGCCCAGGGCCCAGCACCTCAGGGTGACTTCACCTTCAGATCTGGAGTGATGGTTCACATGTGCTTTTGGGGGATCTGTGTGGAAGATTTAAGAAATCCCACAATTAACAAGACTAACTGAAATCTACACTATGCACATTTAAACCAATGATGACACTTAATTATGTGTCTGTTTGAACACTTCAACTTTCACTGAATTAGTGGGCTGCAGGCAGAGTTGGCCTCCTCAGCACAGAACTGCACATTTTCCTGGGGACTCAGAAGCTAAGAGGGAATCCACATGAGCCAGTGGGTCAACATGGCCGTCCTTATGTGATGTTCTACAGCATGAGATAGGTAGTCAAAGGGTGGAAGATGGAATGGAAAATAAGTAATTTAGTATGTGTTTGAGTTCATATCTAAATTATGTATTATGGTTATGTGCTACTGGTAGGTTGCTATTACTGAACTCAGCCACTGTGGTCATCTTGCTGGCCAGCATTAACTGTCAGAGCTAGTGAACAGCCATCACAGAGTGCTTAGCAGAAATGTGGTGAACCTGACACTCAGGTAGAGAAAGTGACTCTCAGCCCTGACTCTGGGGTGACAAGGTACAGGTGTGTGACACAGGATCCCTGGGGTGTGCTGTGGACGCCAGTGCAGCACTCACAGGAACACAGCAGGCTCACAGGGTGTGTGGATCTTCCCTCTCCAACCCTGGATTGCtaaagaccctgtctctcagAAAGTCCCATTTCTTTTCACTAGGGGGAGCACTGTAACTTGTGGgggcagaggaagagcaggaggcttCTGGATATTTAGTTCTACAGGAAACAGTCTAAGTTCACAAGAATCTCTCTTTTAACAGGAACTCTGATTTAGCTTGTCTAATCATTCAGGTTAGCAGTCTCCCTGGCACCTGTGGAGACTGATACAAATGATAATACAAGGGCATGGAGAAACAGGATCATTCCAATACAGACAAAAACTGACCAGAAGTAAAATAatgccttaaaaaaataaataaaaagaaggcaagaaataagaaaaagaaaaaatagaaaaatagaaaaaaagaaaaagaaattccacaGTTTATATTCCTCCCGGGTACCTCATAAAGGCTCATTCATCACTGTAGGAATAGATAGAATTGGATTGTCTGAGAGATACAAACCCCACAGACTGGGGGGGTCTGCCAGAATGTATTCTTTGGAAAGTTCTGGAAAACTGGGGAAGCAGCCTTGTTTAGGGAAACCCATGTTTGTCATCAGGTAAAGGAGACTTCCGGTCCTGAGCTGTAAGGGCTGACACACTCAGCATGACAGGAGTCAGTGTCCACAGACAGTGGGTGTGGGCAGAGAACGGGGCCTGAGAGAGGCCATGGCTGACAGCAGGGAGAAGCTGCTGTTATTAAGTCAGgaaattctctccttccctcctgagaCAGACTGGGAACTGTCCAGGGAGAAGGCTGAGCCCTGAGAGAGTCAGTGCAGGCATTGTGATGAGGATCAGGACGCCCAGGgacactctctcctctctgagacaGGGGCATCACCCCAGCTGAGGGTTTCTTCTATCCCAGGACTGAGCCCCAGCCTGAGGGCAGAGGGATGAGCTGCCCTTGGCCCCTGCACCTGTGCGCAGCAGGGTCTCCTTCCCGCGCTCCAGATTTCTGAGGAGGCACTCCACACACGTGCCCTCCGCATAGGCCTTGTATCTCTCTGCAGCACCAGCCTGCTCCCACTTGCGTCGGGTGATCTGCGCCATGGTCAGGTCCCCCAGGGTCCAAGTTTTCAGGTCTTCATTCAGGGCGATGTAATCGCTGCCATCATAGGCGAGCTGCATGAACCCGCGGAGGAGGCTCCCGTTCGACCCCACTTCACAGCCATACATCACCTGCAGTGTGTGAGAGACTGTGGGATACCGTGGTCAGCCCCGCCCACCCGCCCCAGCCCTGCCCGCCCACCCGTGGACTTCTCCAAAATGAAAGGGAAACCAGTCCTGGGTCGGTTCTGCTTCCAAACCTCGGACTTGGGACCCGAGAAGTCTTCAGCCCCTGTGTCTGGATGTGGAGGGGTCGTGACCTCATACCCGGGGTCACTCACCGCCCTCGCTCTGGTTGTAGTAGCCACGGATGTTCCTCAGGTCCACTCGGTTAACCTGCTCCCTCTCCTTGGCTCTCCGTGTCTGCTCTTCCCAACACTCTGGCCCCTCCTGCTCCATCCAAGGCGCGCGCGGCTTTATCCTCGGATTCTTCGCGTTGCTGTCGAAGCCCACCAACTGCGTGTCGTCCACATAGTGGACTTCCATGTACCGGGGCTCCCCGAGGCCGGGCCTGGACACAGTGGTCTCAAAAAACCGCAGGGAGTGTGAGCCTCGGGGAGGCGCGCGGTGAGACTCTGACATCCTCCTGGGACCCCGGGCGGGTGCGCCTGCAGGGAGGGGAGcagggctcagggctcaggaTGCCAGTGGAGAAGGGGCAGAGGGTCCGGTGGGCCACGAGTGGACGCGGCTTTCCTGGTGTTGCCCGCGCCCCTCTCTGTAGAGGCCAACCACGCACTCACCCGCACTGGTCTGGGTCAGGGCCAGGGCAGCcaccagcagcaggagca
The sequence above is drawn from the Arvicanthis niloticus isolate mArvNil1 chromosome 20, mArvNil1.pat.X, whole genome shotgun sequence genome and encodes:
- the LOC117724206 gene encoding H-2 class I histocompatibility antigen, Q10 alpha chain-like, translating into MGEVVLHRLLLLLVAALALTQTSAGAPARGPRRMSESHRAPPRGSHSLRFFETTVSRPGLGEPRYMEVHYVDDTQLVGFDSNAKNPRIKPRAPWMEQEGPECWEEQTRRAKEREQVNRVDLRNIRGYYNQSEGVSHTLQVMYGCEVGSNGSLLRGFMQLAYDGSDYIALNEDLKTWTLGDLTMAQITRRKWEQAGAAERYKAYAEGTCVECLLRNLERGKETLLRTDPPKAHVNHHSRSEGEVTLRCWALGFYPADITLTWQLNGEDLTQDMELVETRPSGDGTFQKWASVVVPLGKEQNYACHVQHEGLPEPLTLRWSKEGVDAELGSGKAGAFCRP